Proteins encoded by one window of Bacteroidales bacterium:
- a CDS encoding AraC family transcriptional regulator codes for METIITTLYAIPVYQCLVLSILLIFSNRKNPGNSRLILGIFKIMLTIYFAFNLFYRLKLFSLNSQLYVLILPLILGLIPVFYLYIISITRLDFSFTKIKLLHFLPSLFIFLLNSPYFLLSETEKLQFITYGFSLDQSNGQLKYLLLVYLLSNYLLINIQLIWYSILVWKEYKAHKLFIESNYSYTEFIDLDWIRTFIISFVFFFMFNNLMYIIGFRHQFFPQLIFLLALCIITLFSGIHGLLQKRPEPSGSDLFTNENTREKPYIQPEIDEININAGNQIQIKYSGSALTDDHAIKLKGELKELMKNKRVFTNENLCIDDVAVLLHTNSKYISQVINEYYEQNFYNYINSHRIEEAKSIIRMPGSEKYSLQGIANMVGFSSKSTFNKAFKKFTGNTPSEYRNQTLNS; via the coding sequence ATGGAAACAATCATCACGACACTTTATGCTATTCCTGTATACCAGTGCCTGGTGCTTTCAATATTACTAATTTTCAGCAACAGGAAGAATCCGGGAAATTCCAGGCTAATACTTGGAATTTTCAAAATTATGCTCACTATTTACTTTGCCTTTAACCTATTTTACAGGTTAAAGCTTTTTTCCCTGAACAGCCAATTATATGTATTAATTCTTCCTCTCATTTTAGGACTTATTCCTGTTTTCTATTTATACATTATTTCCATTACCCGCTTAGATTTTTCATTCACAAAAATTAAGCTATTGCACTTTCTCCCATCTCTATTCATCTTTTTACTTAATTCTCCTTATTTCTTGCTCAGTGAGACTGAAAAACTGCAATTTATCACCTACGGTTTCAGCCTGGATCAAAGCAACGGGCAATTGAAATACCTATTGCTGGTATATCTGCTAAGCAACTACTTGCTGATCAATATTCAATTGATATGGTATAGTATTTTAGTCTGGAAAGAGTATAAAGCGCATAAACTTTTCATTGAGAGCAACTATTCATATACTGAGTTTATCGACCTGGATTGGATCAGGACTTTCATCATTTCTTTTGTATTCTTTTTCATGTTCAATAATCTGATGTATATCATAGGTTTTCGTCACCAATTTTTTCCACAGCTTATCTTTCTATTGGCTTTGTGTATTATTACACTTTTTTCAGGCATCCACGGACTTTTGCAGAAGCGACCGGAGCCTTCAGGAAGTGATCTTTTTACGAATGAAAATACCCGCGAAAAACCCTACATACAGCCAGAAATTGATGAAATAAACATAAATGCCGGGAATCAAATTCAGATAAAATATTCAGGTTCAGCTTTAACTGATGATCATGCAATTAAATTAAAGGGTGAACTCAAGGAATTAATGAAGAACAAAAGAGTTTTTACCAATGAAAATTTATGTATTGATGATGTAGCTGTCTTACTGCATACGAACAGTAAATATATCTCACAAGTTATTAATGAATATTATGAGCAGAACTTCTATAATTATATAAATTCTCACAGGATTGAAGAAGCAAAGAGTATCATAAGGATGCCAGGGAGTGAAAAATACTCACTTCAGGGAATAGCCAATATGGTAGGATTTTCTTCCAAATCTACCTTTAACAAAGCCTTTAAGAAATTCACAGGTAATACGCCAAGTGAATACAGAAATCAAACATTAAATTCCTGA
- a CDS encoding NAD(P)-binding domain-containing protein gives MKIAILGTGMVGVAIGTKLAELGHEVFMGSRSENNPKAIEWASSVGKNASYGTFFKAAAFGEILFNCTSGQASLEALQLAGRENLSGKVLVDVANPLDFSKGMPPSLTVCNTDSLGEVLQRQFPDLKVVKTLNTMNCQLMVNPSLLGEATSIFVSGNDKSAKATVSTLLTDFGWKDITDLGDITTSRGTEQLLPIWVRLMGALNTPMFNFKIVR, from the coding sequence ATGAAAATCGCAATATTAGGCACAGGAATGGTTGGGGTTGCAATTGGAACTAAACTGGCTGAACTGGGTCATGAAGTATTTATGGGTAGCCGTTCAGAAAACAATCCAAAAGCTATTGAATGGGCTTCTTCTGTTGGAAAGAATGCATCCTATGGCACATTTTTCAAGGCTGCTGCATTCGGTGAAATTCTGTTTAACTGTACTTCAGGACAGGCATCACTGGAAGCACTACAACTGGCAGGCAGGGAAAACCTTTCCGGGAAAGTACTTGTGGATGTTGCCAATCCTCTTGATTTTTCCAAAGGAATGCCTCCATCATTAACAGTATGCAATACAGACTCTCTCGGAGAAGTTCTTCAGCGCCAATTCCCTGATTTAAAGGTTGTTAAAACTCTTAATACTATGAACTGCCAGTTGATGGTGAATCCTTCACTATTGGGAGAAGCCACAAGCATTTTTGTAAGTGGCAATGACAAATCAGCAAAAGCTACAGTGAGTACATTATTAACTGATTTCGGCTGGAAGGATATTACTGATCTCGGCGACATTACAACTTCGCGGGGGACAGAACAACTTTTACCTATATGGGTCAGATTGATGGGAGCATTGAATACTCCGATGTTTAATTTTAAGATTGTCAGATAA